The proteins below are encoded in one region of Drosophila santomea strain STO CAGO 1482 chromosome 3R, Prin_Dsan_1.1, whole genome shotgun sequence:
- the LOC120453150 gene encoding fatty-acid amide hydrolase 2, whose amino-acid sequence MEIILRLLAFILNAFGVLVNKILDLVLTRQKPKFSGIRNPLLKKSVVELVTQLRRGEITSVELVTAYIARVQEVNPSLNAVVEDRFEAALQDARLADQLIAKASSEFDRVALYTKYPILGVPFTVKESCGLKGLSFAVGSLARKNMKAPQDGDVVELVRAAGGIPLLVSANPEFCMSFETSNNIQGRCLNPYDLQRTSAGSSGGEATLNGCGATTFGVGSDISGSIRLPALFCGVFGHKPTGGLTSVKGHFPYSLTDKKFPKMLQIGPITRFARDLPLLLEIMAGDNKHKLKMSEPIALKDMKVYYAFGYSGFNCLTHPVVDFDIKLAITKAVTCLERGGVQAKKLDLKFLSNSLEIALVSLVDLKGLPSIVTQRADRDPSMRLLMVELFNSIIGHSIFTKEAMVLEVMKRFNGLMASGNMEEYRLEAEKIKSHLNQLLGTQGVLILPTFHTSALCFHTSLLNVTGIDNLLLFNVLGLPATHVPMGMNQRGMPIGLQVVAAQYQDKLCLKVAAELEAVFHGWVPPVPHDT is encoded by the exons ATGGAGATCATACTGCGACTGCTGGCCTTCATACTGAATGCCTTTGGCGTGCTCGTGAACAAGATACTGGATTTGGTATTGACCCGTCAGAAACCCAAATTTTCGGGCATTCGTAATCCCCTGCTGAAGAAGTCCGTCGTTGAACTGGTCACCCAATTGCGACGCGGCGAG ATCACCTCTGTGGAGTTGGTTACCGCCTATATAGCACGTGTGCAGGAAGTGAATCCTTCTCTGAATGCCGTTGTCGAGGATCGATTCGAGGCTGCCCTGCAGGATGCAAGGCTGGCGGATCAGCTCATCGCGAAGGCGAGCTCTGAGTTCGATCGGGTGGCTCTGTACACCAAGTATCCCATTCTGGGTGTACCCTTCACGGTCAAGGAGTCATGTGGTCTTAAAG GATTATCCTTTGCTGTGGGCAGTCTGGCACGCAAAAATATGAAAGCCCCCCAGGATGGCGATGTGGTGGAGCTGGTGCGAGCTGCTGGTGGCATACCCCTTTTGGTGTCCGCCAATCCAGAGTTTTGCATGAGTTTCGAAACCAGCAATAATATTCAAGGACGTTGCCTGAATCCGTACGATCTGCAAAGGACTTCCGCCGGATCTTCGGGCGGCGAGGCAACGTTGAATGGTTGTGGTGCCACCACCTTTGGCGTGGGTTCCGATATCAGCGGTTCCATTCGCCTGCCGGCCTTGTTTTGCGGCGTCTTTGGCCACAAGCCCACCGGCGGTCTGACGTCGGTCAAGGGTCACTTTCCCTACTCGCTGACGGACAAGAAGTTCCCCAAGATGCTTCAGATCGGTCCAATCACCAGATTCGCCAGGGATTTGCCCTTGCTACTGGAAATAATGGCGGGCGATAACAAGCACAAGCTAAAAATGTCTGAACCAATTGCACTGAAGGACATGAAG GTATACTATGCCTTTGGATACTCCGGTTTCAACTGCCTCACCCATCCCGTGGTGGACTTTGACATCAAACTGGCCATCACCAAAGCGGTCACGTGCTTGGAACGAGGAGGTGTTCAGGCCAAGAAG TTGGATCTGAAATTCCTGAGCAATTCTCTGGAGATTGCCCTGGTTTCCCTGGTGGACTTGAAGGGTCTGCCCAGTATTGTAACCCAGCGGGCGGATCGCGATCCCTCGATGCGTTTGCTGATGGTGGAACTGTTCAACAGCATCATAGGTCACTCGATCTTCACCAAAGAGGCCATGGTTCTGGAGGTGATGAAGCGTTTCAATGGCCTTATGGCCAGTGGAAACATGGAAGAATACCGGTTGGAGGCCGAGaaaattaaaagccatttGAAT CAACTGCTTGGCACTCAAGGAGTCCTCATCCTGCCCACCTTCCACACGAGCGCCCTCTGTTTCCACACCTCGCTGTTGAACGTGACGGGGATCGACAATCTGCTGCTCTTCAACGTCCTTGGCCTGCCCGCCACCCATGTGCCCATGGGCATGAATCAGAGGGGGATGCCCATAGGGTTGCAGGTGGTGGCCGCCCAGTACCAGGACAAGCTCTGCCTGAAGGTCGCCGCCGAACTGGAGGCCGTTTTTCACGGCTGGGTGCCACCGGTGCCACATGACACATGA
- the LOC120451365 gene encoding uncharacterized protein LOC120451365 isoform X2, which translates to MCFCAGVSERESVAKVATQLRQQQQCATTTLPPCCLPTPTRNSNNNAAAKEGEGTEDGRSEGGEEESEWISVGAATTKTFRGGRSIAPYQHTLIVSMGARE; encoded by the exons ATGTGTTTCTGCGCGGGTGTGAGTGAGCGAGAGAG TGTGGCCAAAGTCGCAACACAGTtacggcagcaacaacaatgcgcGACGACGACGCTGCCGCCATGCTGTCTGCCAACGCCAAcacgcaacagcaacaacaatgcggCAGCCAAAGAAGGAGAAGGAACGGAGGACGGAAGGAGCGAAGGAGGCGAGGAAGAGAGCGAATGGATAAGCGTAGGagcagccacaacaaaaaCTTTTAGAGGTGGAAGGAGCATTGCTCCTTATCAACACACCCTAATTGTGTCCATGGGAGCGAGGGAGTAA
- the LOC120451365 gene encoding uncharacterized protein LOC120451365 isoform X1, which translates to MNRNRNVYKNRTYAKTKQRRRERVGVAKVATQLRQQQQCATTTLPPCCLPTPTRNSNNNAAAKEGEGTEDGRSEGGEEESEWISVGAATTKTFRGGRSIAPYQHTLIVSMGARE; encoded by the exons ATGAACAGGAACCgaaatgtttacaaaaataGAACATATGCCAAAACGAAACAGCGCCGGAGGGAAAGAGTGGG TGTGGCCAAAGTCGCAACACAGTtacggcagcaacaacaatgcgcGACGACGACGCTGCCGCCATGCTGTCTGCCAACGCCAAcacgcaacagcaacaacaatgcggCAGCCAAAGAAGGAGAAGGAACGGAGGACGGAAGGAGCGAAGGAGGCGAGGAAGAGAGCGAATGGATAAGCGTAGGagcagccacaacaaaaaCTTTTAGAGGTGGAAGGAGCATTGCTCCTTATCAACACACCCTAATTGTGTCCATGGGAGCGAGGGAGTAA
- the LOC120451362 gene encoding fatty-acid amide hydrolase 2-A: MEIFLRLLVILVKFVALCVCPLLEAFVYPPKSRRTLIPPIRSRLLTLSVQELRRRLQSRQLTSAELVRTYIERIESVNKHLNALVESRFTAALEEAIETDDLIASCQSAADVEKLFAERPLLGLPVTIKESCALEGMSFAVGSLSRKNIKAKADGEAVKRLKSAGAIPLLVSATPEYCFSIETDTLLNGKCLNPYDSERTPGGSSGGEGSLNGAGASLFGIGSDIGGSIRIPSLYCGIFGHKPSGGVFSAKGHFPNSSDPNIGHYFVEGPISRFAEDLSELLQVMAGKENASKLRLDEPVQLNQIKVQYALGFEGINGWMHVAVDKDIRNSICNATTHLKSLGLDVKKAKLPSLDNSMEMALSGIAGQDLMDYLLPDENPEGSGKVRETLWEIVKSLRGQSNYTTNALIFELMRRTGAFMSKSKLNQYMMESRELIGEFENLLGDNGVLLFPTLNLPAPRHKWSILSLWGVDYTLIFNVLGLPVTHVPMGLNERGLPIGLSVIGAPNQDRLCLRVALELERAFGGWKPPVPHDLDD, encoded by the exons ATGGAAATATTTCTGAGGCTGCTCGTGATTTTAGTGAAGTTTGTGGCTTTGTGCGTATGCCCGCTCCTGGAGGCCTTTGTTTATCCGCCCAAATCCAGGAGGACCCTCATCCCCCCAATCAGGAGTCGCCTGCTCACCCTCAGCGTTCAGGAGCTGCGCAGACGCCTTCAGTCTCGCCAG TTGACATCGGCGGAGCTGGTGCGCACCTATATCGAACGTATCGAATCCGTTAATAAGCATCTAAATGCCCTAGTGGAATCTCGTTTTACGGCTGCCCTGGAGGAGGCCATTGAAACAGATGACCTCATTGCCAGTTGCCAAAGTGCAGCAGATGTGGAGAAGCTCTTCGCAGAACGTCCACTACTGGGACTTCCCGTGACCATAAAAGAGTCATGTGCTCTCGAGGGCATGAGCTTTGCTGTGGGCAGTCTGTCCAGAAAGAATATCAAAGCCAAAGCCGATGGCGAGGCAGTGAAGCGTTTGAAGTCAGCTGGAGCCATTCCTCTCCTGGTCTCGGCCACTCCGGAATATTGTTTCAGCATCGAGACGGACACCTTGTTGAATGGAAAATGCCTGAATCCCTACGATTCGGAACGGACACCGGGCGGAAGTTCTGGTGGAGAA GGCTCTCTGAACGGGGCAGGCGCCTCTCTTTTCGGCATTGGCTCAGATATTGGTGGTTCGATTCGCATCCCCAGCTTGTATTGCGGCATCTTCGGGCACAAACCCAGTGGCGGAGTGTTCTCCGCCAAAGGACACTTTCCCAACTCATCGGATCCAAACATCGGACACTATTTTGTGGAGGGACCCATAAGCCGCTTCGCTGAGGATCTGTCCGAGTTGCTGCAAGTAATGGCGGGCAAGGAAAATGCATCCAAACTGCGATTGGATGAACCCGTCCAGCTGAATCAGATTAAAGTGCAGTATGCGCTGGGCTTTGAGGGCATCAACGGATGGATGCATGTGGCGGTGGATAAGGATATCAGGAATTCGATTTGCAATGCCACAACGCATTTAAAGAGCCTCGGCTTGGACGTGAAGAAAGCGAAGCTACCCAGTCTCGATAATTCAATGGAAATGGCTCTATCCGGAATCGCCGGACAGGATTTAATGGATTATCTTTTGCCGGATGAGAACCCAGAGGGTTCCGGCAAAGTGCGCGAGACGCTCTGGGAGATTGTCAAAAGTCTGCGGGGTCAATCGAATTACACTACCAACGCCCTGATCTTTGAACTCATGCGACGCACGGGTGCCTTTATGTCGAAATCGAAGCTCAATCAATATATGATGGAATCACGCGAATTGATCGGGGAGTTCGAG AATCTACTTGGCGATAACGGCGTGCTTCTGTTTCCAACTTTGAATTTGCCTGCTCCGAGGCACAAGTGGTCCATTCTATCACTCTGGGGCGTGGATTACACCCTGATATTCAATGTACTCGGTCTGCCCGTCACCCATGTGCCAATGGGTCTGAATGAACGGGGACTTCCCATCGGGCTTTCTGTGATTGGGGCGCCAAATCAGGATCGATTGTGCCTCCGAGTGGCCCTGGAGTTGGAAAGAGCCTTCGGGGGATGGAAGCCACCAGTGCCGCACGACCTGGATGACTAA